In Nomascus leucogenys isolate Asia chromosome 25, Asia_NLE_v1, whole genome shotgun sequence, a single genomic region encodes these proteins:
- the PDE9A gene encoding high affinity cGMP-specific 3',5'-cyclic phosphodiesterase 9A isoform X2 gives MEGLKVVEIEKCKSDIKKMREELAARSSRTNCPCKYSFLDNHKKLTPRRDVPTYPKYLLSPETVEALRKPTFDVWLWEPNEMLSCLEHMYHDLGLVRDFSINPVTLRRWLLCVHDNYRNNPFHNFRHCFCVAQMMYSMVWLCSLQEKFSQTDILILMTAAICHDLDHPGYNNTYQINARTELAVRYNDISPLENHHCAVAFQILAEPECNIFSNIPADGFKQIRQGMITLILATDMARHAEIMDSFKEKMENFDYSNEEHMTLLKMILIKCCDISNEVRPMEVAEPWVDCLLEEYFMQSDREKSEGLPVAPFMDRDKVTKATAQIGFIKFVLIPMFETVTKLFPMVEEMMLQPLWESRDRYEELKRIDDAMKELQKKTDSLTSGATEKSRERSRDVKNSEGDCA, from the exons GACCAACTGCCCCTGTAAGTACAGTTTTTTGGATAACCACAAGAAGTTGACTCCTCGACGCGATGTTCCCACTTACCCCAAG TACCTGCTCTCTCCAGAGACCGTCGAGGCCCTGCGGAAGCCGACCTTTGACGTCTGGCTTTGGGAGCCCAACGAG atgctgagctgcctggagcacATGTACCATGACCTCGGGCTGGTCAGGGACTTCAGCATCAACCCCGTCACCCTCAGGAGGTGGCTG CTCTGCGTCCACGACAACTACAGAAACAACCCCTTCCACAACTTCCGGCACTGCTTCTGCGTGGCCCAGATGATGTACAGCATGGTCTGGCTCTGCAGTCTCCAG GAGAAGTTCTCACAAACAGATATCCTGATCCTAATGACAGCGGCCATCTGCCACGACCTGGACCATCCCGGCTACAACAACAC GTACCAGATCAACGCCCGCACAGAGCTGGCGGTCCGCTATAATGACATTTCACCGCTGGAGAACCACCACTGCGCCGTGGCCTTCCAGATCCTCGCCGAGCCCGAGTGCAACATCTTCTCCAACATCCCAGCCGATGGGTTCAAGCAGATCCGACAG GGAATGATCACGTTAATCTTGGCCACTGACATGGCAAGACATGCAGAAATTATGGAttctttcaaagagaaaatggagaatttTGACTACAGCAACGAGGAGCACATGACCCTG CTGAAGATGATTTTGATAAAATGCTGTGATATCTCTAACGAGGTCCGTCCAATGGAAGTCGCAGAGCCTTGGGTGGACTGTTTATTAGAGGAATATTTTATGCAG AGCGACCGTGAGAAGTCAGAAGGCCTTCCTGTGGCCCCGTTCATGGACCGAGACAAAGTGACCAAGGCCACAGCCCAGATTGGGTTCATCAAGTTTGTCCTGATCCCAATGTTTGAAACAGTGACCAAG CTCTTCCCCATGGTTGAGGAGATGATGCTGCAGCCGCTTTGGGAATCCCGAGATCGCTACGAGGAACTGAAGCGGATAGATGATGCCATGAAAGAG TTACAGAAGAAGACTGACAGCTTGACGTCTGGGGCCACCGAGAAGtccagagagagaagcagagatgtGAAAAACAGTGAAG GAGACTGTGCCTGA